One genomic window of Coregonus clupeaformis isolate EN_2021a chromosome 12, ASM2061545v1, whole genome shotgun sequence includes the following:
- the LOC121578698 gene encoding neurexophilin-2-like, producing the protein MKVLGWTIVILSQWILRKVQGLEKQVAKGYPGLDLGPARSVMKTLPYGMGEGAVGTGGGATGGVKPPYQTTSRVFSTGMDGVGNPPMKPPLKTPTYSFFNPYDWARNQSLLHDQTGYRNKRKPSLKTAQKTKKIFGWGDFYFNVKTMKFSLLVTGKIVDHINGTFTVYFRHNSSSLGNVSVSIVPPTKVVEFEVLQHHQPGLHAQLHPELTQITQQQTPHQSTIDPKEIKTFNCRVEYEKTNRSKKPKPCLYDPSQTCFSEHTQSHAAWLCAKPFKVICIFISFFSIDYKLVQKVCPDYNFQSDHPYLG; encoded by the coding sequence gtgCAGGGACTGGAGAAGCAGGTGGCCAAGGGCTACCCGGGACTAGACCTGGGTCCGGCACGCTCAGTGATGAAGACCTTACCGTATGGCATGGGAGAGGGAGCTGTCGGCACCGGCGGAGGGGCCACGGGAGGAGTCAAACCCCCCTACCAAACCACCTCCCGCGTCTTCTCCACCGGCATGGACGGGGTTGGCAACCCGCCCATGAAGCCTCCTCTGAAAACCCCCACCTACAGCTTCTTTAACCCCTACGACTGGGCTCGTAATCAGTCGCTCCTCCACGACCAGACTGGCTACCGCAACAAACGCAAACCCTCGCTTAAGACGGCCCAGAAGACCAAGAAGATATTCGGCTGGGGGGATTTCTACTTCAACGTGAAGACCATGAAGTTCAGCCTCTTGGTCACGGGGAAGATCGTGGACCACATCAACGGCACATTCACCGTCTACTTCCGCCACAACTCGTCCAGTCTCGGTAACGTCTCTGTCAGTATTGTCCCTCCCACCAAGGTGGTGGAGTTTGAAGTGTTGCAGCACCACCAACCAGGCCTCCACGCACAGCTCCACCCAGAGCTCACCCAGATCACCCAACAACAGACCCCGCACCAGTCCACCATCGACCCCAAAGAGATAAAGACCTTCAACTGCCGGGTGGAGTACGAGAAGACCAACCGCTCCAAGAAGCCCAAGCCCTGCCTCTACGACCCCTCCCAGACCTGCTTCTCAGAGCACACTCAGTCCCATGCCGCCTGGCTCTGCGCCAAACCATTTAAAGTAATCTGCATCTTCATCTCCTTCTTCAGTATCGATTATAAGCTCGTGCAGAAAGTGTGTCCGGACTACAACTTCCAGAGTGATCATCCTTACCTTGGataa